The sequence AGACTCCACTTTTTCCCCGCCAGGTTTTCACCCGCCAGGTGAATGATAAAATCGATTCCATCCAATGCAGCATCCTCAATAAAATTTTTTTCCGGATTCCATAAATACACTTTTACCGGACTCCGCGAATTGCGACTTCTCCCCACATGTACCACGCGGTGTTTTTTCTTTAAGAGAAGTTTAGTTAAACGGGTTCCCAACATACCGGAACCACCCGTAATAAGGATATTGGCCATAATACAAAAATAACAAAGCAAAGCACAGATTGTTGTCGGCCCATTGCGCATTCCTTTCCGTATATTTGAATCATGAACGATTTACCCAGATCGCTATTTGAACTTGTACCTTCCGGCAGCGACCAACAGATTGTGGAAGAAACGGCACGACAGCTCATTAAAGATTTTGCGGAGTTTTCGTTCGAAATTAATTTTACAGGCACAAAAGGCACACCTTACCAGGAATTATTCGAACAGGTTTTACCGGTTATTGAGTTGATGCTTAAAAATAACATGGAGATGTTTCATGCCATGATGTACCGCATCGATGTAAACGAAAAACAAATTCGTGAAGCCATGCAACGCTCTTCATCGCAAACCTTTCCCGAAATAGTAACCGATCTCATCCTTCGCCGCGAAATGATGAAGGTTTTAACCAAAAGGTATTTTTCGGGAAAATGATGCGAGAATATGATACGCTAAATTTATTCCTTTACAAATTTACCAACGTGAACCTTTTCGTTGTTTTCTATAATTTGAATGAAGTAAATTCCGGGAGATAATTTACTCACGTCTATTTCATTATTCCATTTGCGGGTTGGCGACAAAATCAATTGCCCTTTTATATCATACACATTCAGGGCCGTTATATGTTGAGTGGCGATTCCTGTAAAATAGATCTTCTCTGAGGCAGGGTTTGGACTAACTATTAAATGATTCATCACCGATCCGTTTTCCTTCATACCCGACAATATGTTTTTTATTTTAATGATATAAAAAATGTCGGGGTCCGTCAGATTCTGTTTGACAAACGTTCCAAAAATAAATAAGCTCCCAAAATCATTTATTCGTGTATGTGTTGCATAATAGGGAAGTGGAATTTGCGGAAAGGGATCTAAAACGTTGGATTGAGATACAGTAAGCGTTGTATCGAAAATGGTTAAATATATTTCATTATTAGAATCAGGCGAAGAATTGGTGGCATCGAAGTGCGACATATATGTTAATATCAGTTGATCTTGATAAATAGATATTGGGGCATAACGCAAAGGACTAAATCCTGATTGTTGTATAGTGGGGACTACCAAATGGGATTGAACAGGATTAAAAAACAGATCAGTCTTTAGTACTCCTGCCTTTGATCGGTTAGTGCTATTGTCTTCCCCTCCTATTGGAAAATACAAATAATTAGCACTGCTATTAATCTGATTTATGTTTAGAGACTCCAGATAAAAATCATTATTAAGCTGCAAATAGTTGCTCCAGGTTGAAGCAGGTTCAACGTATTGGCAGTTATTTAAATCTGTAGCATAATAGATCGGTTCGGTAAATAAGTTGGATAGCCCACTAAAAATATAATTAGAATCTAAGTGTCCATATGCAGA is a genomic window of Flavobacteriales bacterium containing:
- a CDS encoding T9SS type A sorting domain-containing protein — its product is QDTLSFNLQNHSFKEFIILSDQSLIVELTTNNDTIFTNTVLIHVDSSLNILDSVRIDSISRFSLLLPDSLSSFYLITAKYLANSSALVIYHFSSDLTLLNSNEFSVSNRYLEPFNAAFHHDSILVFSNYSNNADFSYKSFLIPTDLSLLDSSICGFHQPPIGRFHYSSAYGHLDSNYIFSGLSNLFTEPIYYATDLNNCQYVEPASTWSNYLQLNNDFYLESLNINQINSSANYLYFPIGGEDNSTNRSKAGVLKTDLFFNPVQSHLVVPTIQQSGFSPLRYAPISIYQDQLILTYMSHFDATNSSPDSNNEIYLTIFDTTLTVSQSNVLDPFPQIPLPYYATHTRINDFGSLFIFGTFVKQNLTDPDIFYIIKIKNILSGMKENGSVMNHLIVSPNPASEKIYFTGIATQHITALNVYDIKGQLILSPTRKWNNEIDVSKLSPGIYFIQIIENNEKVHVGKFVKE